In the genome of Deltaproteobacteria bacterium, the window GCATCGCGCACACACTTCCTGCGCTAAAGTGTCCATGGCTAGTTTTCTCTTGCCAATAAGACTTGTGGCAAAGATTTTAGGGTTATAGGCGGCTAAAGCGGTTTTTACTTTGCCCTTAGCTTGCGACAGTTCGTTGCGGCTAAGCTTATCGGCCTTGGTCAACACAACTATGAGGCGCTTTTCCCGAGCGACGTTGCAAATCCACTGCTCCTCCTCTTGCACCTCTCTCCTAGAATCGTGCAGCAATAACAAAGTTTTTAGATTCGAGTTATTAAACAAATATGCCTCAAGCAATTCAGCCCAGCGCTTCTTCTCGGACCACTTAGTCTTTGCAAAACCATACCCTGGGACATCGACAAAATAAGCACTATACTTAAGCTCCTTTCCGTCTTCTCGCACAGCTATTATCTCTATCTCAAAGTAATTAAGCGCAGAAGTGCGACCAGGGGTTTTGCTGGTTTTTGCTAGCTTTTTTTGACCACAAAGAGCATTTAGCAAACTAGATTTTCCAACATTAGACCTCC includes:
- the ysxC gene encoding ribosome biogenesis GTP-binding protein YsxC — encoded protein: MEQSLTPTTFRIVNASYVTSIHHAKDLKHFPYPEVAFFGRSNVGKSSLLNALCGQKKLAKTSKTPGRTSALNYFEIEIIAVREDGKELKYSAYFVDVPGYGFAKTKWSEKKRWAELLEAYLFNNSNLKTLLLLHDSRREVQEEEQWICNVAREKRLIVVLTKADKLSRNELSQAKGKVKTALAAYNPKIFATSLIGKRKLAMDTLAQEVCARC